Genomic window (Tardiphaga sp. vice304):
GCGCCAGCCAGTTCGAGGGCCGCTCGCAGGTCTCCACCTGGCTGCTGTCGATCGCCCGCTTCAAGGCTTTGACCGCACTGCGCCAGCGCAAGCACGAGGACATCGACCAGGACGACGTGATGCAGATCGCCGACCAGGCCGATACGCCGGAGGCGTCGCTCGATCGCAGCCGCACCAGCGCCATCCTGCGCGCCTGCGTCGCCAGACTGTCGCCGGCACATCGCGAGATCGTCAGCCTGGTCTACTACCATGAGAAATCGGTCGAGGAGGTCGCCCAACTGATCGGGATCCCCGCCGCCACCGTCAAGACCCGGATGTTCTATGCCCGCAAGCAACTCGCGGAGTTTCTGAAAAGCGCCGGGATCGACAGCCTCGCGGCCTGAGCGATCCCTGATTTGAAGTTTCGTCGTTAACCTCCAACCTCGACTCGGACGGGATGCCTCCCTTCCGGGTCTTTTTTTGGCTGCTAGCCATAGCCACGGACTTCGCAGCGATGCACAGTCTTTCAACCGTCATTGCGAGGAGCCCTTGCGACGAAGCAATCCAGTCTCCTCTGGTGGCTCTGGATTGCTGCGTCGCTTCGCTCCTCGCAATGACGGCGGAGGCGACAGCATTTCGGCATCAATACGTCGTCCCCTAGACAATCTGTCCACCTCAGCCTGTGTAGGATCGCGACGCTTCCCGTGGTATCGCTCCGCCTGCCATGACAGAACGGGTGACGCGATGTTCGAAGGCTGGGACGCGATCATGCTGGCGCGGGCGCAATTTGCGTTCACGATGTCTTTTCACATCATCTTCCCGGCGTTCTCGATCGGGCTTGCCAGCTATCTCGCGGTGCTGGAGGCTTTGTGGCTTTGGACCGGCCGCGAAGTTTTCATCAACCTGTTCAACTACTGGCTCAAGATCTTCGCCGTCGCTTTCGGCATGGGCGTGGTGTCGGGCATCGTGATGTCCTACCAGTTCGGCACCAACTGGTCGGTCTTCTCGGACAAGACCGGGCCGGTGATCGGCCCGTTGATGGCCTATGAGGTGCTGACCGCGTTCTTTCTCGAGGCCGGGTTCCTCGGCGTGATGCTGTTCGGGCTTGAGCGTGTCGGTCACAAATTGCATTTCCTGGCGACCTTGATGGTGGCGATCGGCACGCTGATTTCAGCCTTCTGGATCCTGTCGGCGAATTCATGGATGCAGACGCCGGCCGGCTACGCGATCAACGACGTCGGGCAATTCATCGCCACCGACTGGTGGAAGGTGATTTTCAATCCGTCGTTCCCCTATCGCCTCGTCCACATGGTGCTGGCGGCCTATCTCACCACGGCGCTGGTGGTCGGCGCGGTCGGCGCGTTTCACCTGATACGCGACCACCGTCGCGCCGGCCCCCGCACGATGTTCTCGATGGCGATGTGGATGGCCACTTTGATCGCACCGCTGCAGATCTTCGCCGGCGACCTGCACGGCATCAACACGCTGGAGCACCAGCCGGCCAAGGTGATGGCCATGGAGGGCCACTATCAGAGTCACCCGGACGGCGCGCCCTTGATTCTGTTCGGCCTGCCGAACCAGAAGGAGGCGCGGGTCGACTATGCGCTGCAGGTTCCGAAACTGTCGTCGCTTATCCTCAAACATGATCTCAACGCGCCACTCGCCGGGCTCGACACCGTGCCGCGGGAAGACTGGCCGCCGGTGCCGGTCACCTTCTGGTCGTTCCGCGTGATGGTAGGAATAGGTTTCCTGATGCTCGCACTCGGCCTCGTGAGCCTGATGATGCGCTGGCGCGGGAAGCTGTATCAGTCGCGTTTCCTGCAATTCTTCGCCATGGCGATGGGACCGGCCGGATTCGTTGCGGTGCTGGCGGGCTGGATCACGACCGAGACCGGGCGACAGCCGTTCACCGTGTTCGGCCTGCTGAGGACGGTCGATTCCGCGTCGCCACTGGCTGCCCCCGCGGTCGGATCGTCGCTGATAGCCTTCATCATCGTCTACTTCATCGTCTTCGCGGCCGGCACCATCTACATTTTCCGGCTGATGGCCGAGCCGCCGCGTCACGGCGAACACGGCCCGCGGGGCGACGCGCCGGTGCGGGCCGCCGGCATAACGCCCGCGCAACAGGTCAGCGAAGGACAAACATGATGACCGGCATGATCGATATCGCCACGGTCTGGGCCTTCATCATCGCCTTTGCGGTCTTCGTCTATGTCGTGATGGACGGCTTCGACCTCGGGCTCGGCATGCTGTTTCCGCTCTTCCCGAAAAAGGAAGACCGCGACGTGATGATGAATACGGTCGCCCCGGTGTGGGACGGCAACGAGACCTGGCTGGTGCTCGGCGGCGGCGGGCTGATGGCGGCATTTCCGCTGGCCTATGCCGTCCTGATGCCGGCGCTGTATGCGCCGATCATCGTCATGCTGCTCGGGCTGGTGTTTCGCGGCGTCGCCTTCGAATTCCGCTGGCGCACCCGAAGCCAGCGCAATTTGTGGGACATCGCCTTTGCCGGCGGCTCGGCGCTGGCGACGTTGGCGCAGGGCGTGGCGCTTGGTGCCATCCTGCAGGGCGTCGTCGTCAGCGGCCGACACTATGGCGGCGGCTGGTGGGACTGGCTGACGCCGTTCAGCGTGCTGACGGGTTTCGCGCTGGTTGTCGGCTACAGCCTGCTCGGCGCCACCTGGCTAGTGCTGAAGACCGAAGGCGAGTTGCGCGACCGCGCCTATCGGCTGTGCTGGTGGCTGCTGTTCGCGATGCTGGGCGCGATCGGCGCGGTGAGTATCGCCACGCCGTTTCTCAACGCCGAATATGCCGCGCGCTGGTTCGCCTGGCCGAA
Coding sequences:
- a CDS encoding sigma-70 family RNA polymerase sigma factor, whose amino-acid sequence is MQNVIALNAAGQQGILAARDTSDEMLLEKIATGDRTAMHTLYARHNVRVYRFVLRMLRDSTATEDLVSQVFLDVWRSASQFEGRSQVSTWLLSIARFKALTALRQRKHEDIDQDDVMQIADQADTPEASLDRSRTSAILRACVARLSPAHREIVSLVYYHEKSVEEVAQLIGIPAATVKTRMFYARKQLAEFLKSAGIDSLAA
- a CDS encoding cytochrome ubiquinol oxidase subunit I; protein product: MFEGWDAIMLARAQFAFTMSFHIIFPAFSIGLASYLAVLEALWLWTGREVFINLFNYWLKIFAVAFGMGVVSGIVMSYQFGTNWSVFSDKTGPVIGPLMAYEVLTAFFLEAGFLGVMLFGLERVGHKLHFLATLMVAIGTLISAFWILSANSWMQTPAGYAINDVGQFIATDWWKVIFNPSFPYRLVHMVLAAYLTTALVVGAVGAFHLIRDHRRAGPRTMFSMAMWMATLIAPLQIFAGDLHGINTLEHQPAKVMAMEGHYQSHPDGAPLILFGLPNQKEARVDYALQVPKLSSLILKHDLNAPLAGLDTVPREDWPPVPVTFWSFRVMVGIGFLMLALGLVSLMMRWRGKLYQSRFLQFFAMAMGPAGFVAVLAGWITTETGRQPFTVFGLLRTVDSASPLAAPAVGSSLIAFIIVYFIVFAAGTIYIFRLMAEPPRHGEHGPRGDAPVRAAGITPAQQVSEGQT
- the cydB gene encoding cytochrome d ubiquinol oxidase subunit II; this encodes MTGMIDIATVWAFIIAFAVFVYVVMDGFDLGLGMLFPLFPKKEDRDVMMNTVAPVWDGNETWLVLGGGGLMAAFPLAYAVLMPALYAPIIVMLLGLVFRGVAFEFRWRTRSQRNLWDIAFAGGSALATLAQGVALGAILQGVVVSGRHYGGGWWDWLTPFSVLTGFALVVGYSLLGATWLVLKTEGELRDRAYRLCWWLLFAMLGAIGAVSIATPFLNAEYAARWFAWPNILATAPVPVAVAAVTLLLLRALAAKRDYQPFFLSLALFALSYAGLGISMWPYIVPHSITIWQAAAPDNSLIFMSFGVAVLVPLILGYTAWAYYVFRGKVKAGAGYH